The segment CGTCTAGAATCTGAATTGGAAGATATTATTTTAAATAACGTTAGACAGGAAATTTCAACAATGATTGGAAAAAGCAAGTCATTTTCATCCTATCTCAAAAAAGTTCAAGAGAAAAAAATAGATCCATTTGAGGCAGCAGATAAACTGACAAAAAATTTCATAAAGTGATTAAAATGGCAACAAAAAAGAAAACAAAAACTGCACCAAAAGAATATGTAACAGATTCTAGCATTCCGATTAAACCCTTTTATCAGAAATCTACAAAAAAGAGACCTAAAGAAGAACCAGGAAAATTTCCATTTACCAGAGGAATTCATCAAGGAATGTATCGTGATAGATTTTGGACAATGCGTCAGTATGCAGGATTTGGTGATGCTGCACAAAGTAACAAACGATACAAGTTCATGTTAGAAAAAGGACAAACTGGAATTTCTATGGCATTTGATTTACCAACTCAAATCGGTCATGATCCTGATGCACCACAAGCAGAAGGTGAAGTAGGAAAAGTTGGCGTATCTATCTCATCGCTTAAAGATATGCAAACTGTATTCAATGGAATTGAATTAGGAAAAGTTTCTACATCTATGACAATTAACGCAACTGCATCTACATTACTTGCCTACTATATTGCGGTAGGAGAATCACAAGGATTTTCAAGTAAACAATTGAGAGGAACAACACAAAATGATATTCTCAAAGAATACATCGCTAGAAATACCTACATCTATCCACCAGAACCTTCCATGAGAATCATTGGTGACATGATTGGATATTGTGCTACCGAAGTTCCACAATGGTATCCTGTTTCTATCTCGGGCTATCACATTCGAGAAGCAGGTTCAAATGCAGTACAAGAAATTGCATTTACCATTGCTAATGCCATTCAATACATTGAAACCTGTCTTGCCCAAGGACTAAAGATTGATGAATTTGCTCCAAGATTATCATTTTTCTTCTGTTGTACAATAGAATTCTTTGAAGAGATTGCAAAGTTCAGAGTTGCAAGAAAGGTTTATGCAAAAATTCTAAAAGAAAGATTCCATGCAAAGAACGAAAAATCATTACAGTTAAAATTCCATACCCAAACAAGCGGTGAATCATTAACTGCACAACAACCTGATAACAACATTGTTCGTGTTGCTATGCAAACAATGGCTGCTGTCTTAGGTGGAACACAATCACTTCATACAAATTCAAGAGATGAGGCATTGGCACTTCCAACAGAAGAATCTGCAAAAATTGCACTAAGAACACAACAAATTGTTGCATCTGAATCTGGCATTACAAAAACAGTAGACCCTATGGCAGGCTCTCATTATTTAGAAGAATTATGTGATGAGATTGAAGAACAAACTTGGGCATATCTTAAAAAAATTGATAAAATGGGCGGTTCACTCAAAGCAATTGAAAAAGGATTTTTCCAAGCAGAGATAAGACAAAATGCATATCGTATCAAAAAAGAGGTAGATGATTCATCTCGAGTTTTAGTCGGTGTCAACAAATTTGTTGATGAGGTTGAGGCAAAACAAAAACTACTCAGAATTGATGATTCTCTAGGAAGAAAACAGGAAAAAGCAATCAAAGCACTAAGAAAATCACGTGATAACAAAAAAACTGATAGTGCTCTATCAAAATTACAGGCAGCAGCTGATACTGACCAAAACTTAATGCCATTCATTGTAAACTCTGTTAAGACATATGCTACAACTGGTGAAATCAGCAATACGTTACGGGAAGTATTTGGCGAATATAGGCCAAAGGAGGTTTTCTAAATGAAAATTGATCATATTGCAATTGCTGTAAATGATGTTGAAGCATCTGCAAAAGTGTATCAAAAAGCACTTGGAATTGATGAAATTGAATTTGAAACTGTAGAAAGTGAGGGAGTAAAAGTTGCTATCATCCCTATGGAAAATGGAAGAATTGAGTTAATGCAACCAACAAAAGATGATAGTCCAATCAAAAAATTTCTTGATAAAAAAGGTCCAGGTTTACATCACATGGCTTTGGAAACTGATAACATTGATGGCGAAGTAGAACGTATGGAAGGCTGTGGAGTCCAATTCTTAGGTAAGGTCCGTCCAGGTTCCGCTGGAACAAAAGTTACATTCATTCATCCAAAATCTTTAGAGGGCGTTTTGGCTGAATTATGTTCACACCCAAAATAAAAAAAAACAGACACAAGTTCCACTATATGTGCAAAAAGCATTGCACTATGATTTGGATTATCCTTCTATGGCGCACGTCTTCATCTTATCTCCCTCTGGAGGAATACTTCAAGGCGATCGATATAGAATGGATGTTGAATTAAGAAATAACGCAATATCTCATATTACAACTCAGGGTGCAACTAGGATATACAAAATGGAATCAAACTATGCAACACATATGGTAACTCTCAACTTGAAGGATAACTCCTACTTGGAATTCATACCTGAACAAATTATCCCATACAAAAATTCAAGATTCTATCAAAAAACCAATTTACAAATTGATGATTCATCCACTGTGGTTTATTCTGAAACAATTGTGCCTGGAAGAATTGCAATGGGTGAAATGTTTGACTTTGATTTGTGTTATCTTAAAACTGAAGGAAAAATAAATGACCGTGTTCAGTTTAGAGACTCTTCCCTCTTATCCCCAAAAATGCAAAAAATACAATCTCTTGCAATGTTTGATGATAAAACAATTTTAACTTCTGTATACATATTGACAAAAAAACATGTTACAAAAGTTAACGATATGATAAATGAACTGTTTTCTCATACTCAAAACATATCTGGTGGTTCTAGTATTTTACCTAATGATTCTGGAATTTCAATTAGAATTTTAGGAAATTCGTCTGAGGATCAAAAAATAACTATCTATGAAATTTTGAAAATTATTAGAAAAGAAATTTTACCTGAATATCTCTAATCTATTCTACCATCTTCAATACGTCTGCACCGGTAATAATTCCAATAATTTTTGTTCCTTTTCTTACTAGGATGCATTTTGAATATTTTATGAGAGGAGCTAATGTGCTTGCAGGTGTTTCATTTTCTACTATTGGTGGTGCAGGTTCCATGATGTCTTCAATTCTAATTTTTTTTGATACGCCATCACTCATATGCCCAATAATTCCTGAATCTGTAATCACTCCTACTGCATCGTTACCATCAAAAATTGGGATCTGACTAATCTTTTCTTTATCCATTTTTACCATTGCTTCTCCAAGAGTATTAGTTGGTTTTAATTTGACAATTTTCTGACTACATAATTCTCCTGCATTGTGTGCTGATGCTTCACTTTCTTTACTTGCTAGTACCTCAAAAATTCGCTTTGCTGTATTATAACTTGGAGCACTTCGTCCTGATTCAATTTGATTAATCATGGATGTACTAACCCCGACCAAATTTGCAAGATCCTTTTGTGTCATATTGATTTTTAGTCTTTGTTGTTTTATACTCTCAATTGATGGCAGCATATTAAATTCTGAATCCTGTTACTTTTCTAGTTTTTCTAATAGAGCTTTGTACATGAATGGAAAAACTGTTGTAATTTCTGCATGAATCGTAGTTTCAGTTGCATTTTTTGTCACCTTTCCCCATGATATTGCTTCTCTTACCAATGCACCGCTTAAGCTTCCATCAAATTCTTGTGCTGTTGTAACATAAACTGCATAATCTAATCCTTCTCTATATTGATTCCACCATAGTGTATGATGTTTTGGAACTCCTCCTCCAAGCATTAGCGCTCCTGATTTTTCAGCTTTGAAAACTAATCCTGAAAGGAAATTTGCATCTTCGATTATGTTTAATTTAAAATCTGAATGTTTTTGTGAAAACATCCATACTTGACTTCCAACTGCTCCATCCATAATTCCTGGAACTACTACTGGAATGTCATTTTTGTAGGCCCAATACAAAAATGAATCTTCGCCCATAGCTTTTCCTATTTCTCTGTTAATGTCTGCAGTTGACATTTCTTTTTTTCCTTCATTGTATGCTTTTTCTAAAATCTCTTGTACCTTTTCTTCAATTAATGGACCATAACTTTCCATTGGTACTAGGACATTTCCTAGTCTGTGGATATTTTGATCTGCTAATTCTCTATCATCCATTGTAAATGATCCTTCTTTGTATTCTGAAAAGTGTCTTGCAATATCGTGGTCTAATGCACCACATGTTGTAATTACCACATCACACCATTTTTTCTTGATCATATCTCGTATGATTCCTCTGAATCCTGTTGAAACAATAGCTCCGATAAATGATAGAAATTTTGTGCATTTCTCATCACTAATCATATTGTATAGGATGTCTACACCTTCGGCAACATTTCTTGCCTCAAATCCACCTGCTTGTGCAAGTTCTTTGAATATGTGGTCTGCATCTGAATTATTTGTTATATCTACATCTTTCACGGGACGTCCTGGTGTAATCATGATATTTTGAAATAAGTAACAGACTAGATATTCCTATCCATTTTGTTATAATACGTTATTAATTCTAAAACGTTCTTCTATGTATCATGAAAAGAATTCTCATTTTAGGTGGTGGTTTTGCAGGATTGGAATGCTGCTTGAAACTTGAATCTTATTTCCAAAACAATCCTGAAATCGAACTCACTCTTGTTAGTGAAGATAATTTCATTCTTTTTACACCCATGCTACCGCAAGTAGCCTCTGGAACAATTGAAACAAGACATATTGTTACCCCTATTCGAACATTGATTAAAAAAACAAAATTCTATGAAGGTAAAATAAAATACATAGATCCTCACGGAAAATCTGTCACACTATATGGCACAAATGAAAATCGTGGAATGTTAATTCATTATGATTTTCTTGTAGTTGCATTAGGCAGTCAAACCAATTTCTTTGGTATGAAAGATGTTGAAGAAAATTCATACAAAATGAATACAATTAATGATGCAATAATACTGCGAAATCGAATTATTGATTTAATGGAACAGGCAGAAAATGAAACAGATCCTATTCTTAGAAAAGCATTACTGAAAATTGTAGTTGTAGGTGGAGGTTTTGCAGGAGTTGAAACTGCTGGCGAATTAAATGACTTCATTACAGATGTGTCTGAATATTATCCTAGCATTGATGAACATGATGTTAAAGTGGTATTAGTTGAGGCTTCTACTGAAATTTTAAATGGTTTTCCACAAAAGCTTGCTGGCTTTGCTAAAGAAAAACTTGTAGAAAGAGGAATCGATGTAATTCTTGATGCTGGAGTTACTTCATTTAATGGAAAAGAGGTATTACTGAAAAGTAATTCTAACTCTGAAAAAGTTCTTCTCAGTGATTCCTCACAACAAAAAGGACATGCTGAATTAGTAGAAATTAATTCTATTTCTTCTCGAACCTTAGTTTGGACAGCGGGCATAACTCCAACTGATCTAATTAAAGAATCATTATTCAATACTCATAAAGGCCGTATCAAGGTAAACGAGTTTTTACAAGTTGTGGAATTTCCTGAAGTCTTTGCAATTGGTGATTGTTCTACATTTGATCCTGAATTAACAATGAAAAAATTCCCTCCAACTGCTCAAATTGCAGAAGCACATGCAAAAATTGCTGCATCTAATCTAAAGGAATTACTAAAAGGCGGCACATTATCAAAATTTGATTATTCTTGGAAAGGCCAAAGTGCAATAATAGGGAAAAGGACCGGCATTGCATCCTTTTTTGGAATCAATATTGCAGGATTTTTGGCATATTTGTTATGGAGAAATCTTTACCTGTCTAAGATAAGAAGCTCTGATAAAAAATTCCGTGTATGGTTAGATTGGACTCTTGATTTATTCTTTAAAAGAGATATTTCTCGTTTGAAGATCATAAAAAAAGAACGTTCACTTGATTACAAAGAACTAGATGAAGTAGATGATGTTTGGTAATTCACATTTATTCTAAAATTGTGAATACTGCATAAAAAATAACAAAAATACCTCCAAGTATCATTGCTTTAGATATTATACCCATCAACTGATCTCGAATTTTGAAAAATTTAAAGTAGTAGTATTTGGACAATTTGATGTGAAAAATCTGGCATTACTTGCAATTTTATTTGCAGGGGTATTTTCTATAGGCCTAATTTCATCAGCTGATGCACATCCGCATGTATCACTTGAATTGATGAATACACACTCACATGAGATCTTAACAAGCCAAGACTTTGTCATTCATACCTTTGAACAGGTAGTTCTATTTGTATCTCAATTACAATCTGTTATTTTTAGATAAATTATTTTTTTTTAGATTCTGCATCAAATGCGTCTTTAACTAATTCTTTTGCTTTTTTAATAGTAATTTTCTCTTTTGATTTTCTTAATTCTTCTACGGTTTTAGTTTTTGTCCATCCTTCAGTAACAGCAGTATCTAATGTTGATTTTACAAAATTAGATGATACTTTTTCTTCTTTTTCTAATTTCTTTTCTAATTTTGCAATCTTTGATTCTATCTCTTTTTCAGTTTTCAATTTTTCTTTCTTTGGTTTGGCACGTTTTTTCTTAGGTTTCTCCTCTTCTGCATGTGGGCCTCCAGAAGATGTCTTTTGCACATAACCTTTTGGCAATGTTGCACCTTTTTTTGTCATTTTTTCAATATACTCTTCTTTTTCTTTTTCCATCATTTTTTTGGCTTCAGTTTTACTCTTCTTTTCTTCTTTTTCATTTTCTTCAGCTTCTTTCAACAGTCTTTCATTTTCCTCTTTTTGATCATCTTTTTTCCTTTTCAAATCTTCTTTCAGCATTTGCTCAGCTTCTGCCTTTTCCTTTTCTTCTGCCTTTTCCTTTGCTTCTGCTTCCTTCAAAAATTTCTCAGCTTTGATTCTCTCTTTTTCTTCTTCTTTTTCGATTAGTTTATTCACTGATTCAGTTTCATCATTTTTTTGAACCTCTTTTTCTTCTACTTGCTCTATTCTCTGTGTACGACGTTTACGAACAAAATTTCTTGTGTCTTCGGCAACACTTGATGATTTCTTTTCAGTTTCTCTAAAACCTTTCAATACATTTGACATTCGTTTCTGAATTGTTGATTTAGCATCTGCTAAAATTTCAGCCTTTGCTTCTTTAACATCATTTTCTTCTTTTACATGTTCAATCTTTGATTCAATTTCTGATTCAATCTCTGATTTTGGTTTTAATTTTTTTGAAATTAATTTTTTATATTGTTTACCGGATTCTTTTTCTAACTTTAACCTTCTTGCAATTCTCTCTTTTAGCTCTTTCACTTCTACATCTTTCTGTTTTTTCTTCATCTTTTGAATTTCATTTTTAACCTTGTCAAATTTTTCAAGATATTTTTGTTCATAATTTTGAAGAGTTTCTCTTCGTGAATTGCCTGAACCTTCTTTTTTAGATGAAAATTTCCATTTCATGTATGCATTTTTACAATATTGTAATTATACTGTGAATTAATTCTAATTCCTTAGAACATTATTCTATTTCTTTGATTTTTTAGTTTTTTTCTGTTCTATTGCTGCTTGTGCTGCTGCAACTATTGCAATAGGAATTCTATGTGGTGATGCACTGACATAGGAGACGTTTGCAGAATGACAGAATTTGATTGAATTTGGATCTCCACCATGTTCTCCACATATGCCAATTTCCAAATCTTTTTTGATATCTCTTCCTTGCCTAATTCCGATTTTCATAAGATGTCCTACTCCATTTACATCGATTGATTGGAATGGACTGGTTTCTAGGAGTTCTTTTTCCATATATTCTGGAAGGAATTTTCCTTCTGCATCCTCTCTACTGAAACTAAATACTGCCTGTGTTAGGTCATTTGTTCCAAAGCTGAAAAACTCTGCTGTGTCTGCTAATTCATCTGATGTAAGACATGCACGAACAACTTCTAGCATGGTTCCAAAGTTTATCTTGAATTTTTTCTTATATTTTTGTTCAATCTCTTTTTTTACATCATCATAAATTGATTTGATATAGTTTAATTCTGCTAAACTTCCTACTTGTGGAATCATAATCTGTGGTTTTGCGTTAACCTTTTTCTTTGTAAGCTCTGCTGCGGCTTCAAATACAGCGGTAATTTGCATTTTGTATATCTCTGGATATGTAATTGCAACTCTTACTCCTCTATGTCCCATCATTGGATTGATTTCAGCTAATTCGCGTGCTCTATCTAAAACACGTTGAGTTTTTTTGCTTTTGTCGTTTTCTTTATTCATCCTATCTTTCAATTCTTCAGGATTTGGTAAAAATTCGTGTAATGGTGGATCTAACAATCTAATTGTAACTTTGTATCCCTCCATTGCCTTTAGAATTCCAATGAAATCACTTTTTTGCAATTCTTGCAATTTTTTGAGTACTTTGTTTCTCTCTTCTTGTGATTCTGCCATAATCATTTCAACAAATAGTCCGATTCTGTCTGACTCGTTAAACATTCTCTCTGTTCTACACAATCCAATTCCTTGTGCTCCATACTGTCTTGCTAATTTTGCTGCATCTGGAGTATCTGCGTTTGCACGAATTCCTAATTGTTTTGTATTTTGTGCCCAACTAAGAATTGTTTGAAAATCTTTAGTAACTTTTGGCTCAACTGTTGGTACTTCTCCGATGAATACTGTGCCTACACTACCATCAATTGAAACCATCTCATTTTCTTTTACAGTAATTCCATTTGCAGTACATGTATTATTTTCATAATTGATTTTTAATTCTGCACATCCTACAATACATGGTTTACCCATTCCTCTTGACACAATTGCAGCATGTGATGATTTTCCGCCAAGGCTTGTCAGAATTCCTTCTGCTGAGAAAAATGCTGGCACGTCTTCTGGTTTTGTTTCTTTTCTAATCAAAATGACCTTTTTTCCTGCTTCTCCTAGTTCAATTGCTTTTTTAACATCAAAAATTGCGATTCCGCTTGCAGCTCCAGGTGAGGCTGCAATACCTTTAGCTAATTGTTTATGATCCTTTACCTTTGATTCATCCATTGTTCTGTGAAGTAATGCTTCTAGTTGTTGTGCTGGAATTCTAGTCAATGATCTATTTTTATCGATTAATTTTTCTTTTACCATGTCTACTGAAGTTTTTACAAGTGCGCCTGCACTCATTTTTGCAGTTCTTGTTTGTAAGAGATAAAATTTCCCTTGTTCTATTGTAAATTCAATGTCTTGTGGTTCTCTGAAATGTTTTTCCAATTTTTCACATGCATTGCTTAATTCTTTATGAGATTTTGGCATCTCTTTTTTTAATAATTCTACATTTTTTCCAGTTCTTACACCTGCGACAACATCTTCGCCTTGAGCGTTGGTAAGATATTCTCCTTCTATCTCTCGTTTTCCATTATGTCCATTTCTTGTGAAAACAACTCCTGTTGCACTATCATCTCCCATATTTCCAAATACCATTGTAACAACATTTACTGCAGTGCCATTTGCAATATCTTTGG is part of the Candidatus Nitrosopelagicus brevis genome and harbors:
- a CDS encoding acyl-CoA mutase large subunit family protein; this translates as MATKKKTKTAPKEYVTDSSIPIKPFYQKSTKKRPKEEPGKFPFTRGIHQGMYRDRFWTMRQYAGFGDAAQSNKRYKFMLEKGQTGISMAFDLPTQIGHDPDAPQAEGEVGKVGVSISSLKDMQTVFNGIELGKVSTSMTINATASTLLAYYIAVGESQGFSSKQLRGTTQNDILKEYIARNTYIYPPEPSMRIIGDMIGYCATEVPQWYPVSISGYHIREAGSNAVQEIAFTIANAIQYIETCLAQGLKIDEFAPRLSFFFCCTIEFFEEIAKFRVARKVYAKILKERFHAKNEKSLQLKFHTQTSGESLTAQQPDNNIVRVAMQTMAAVLGGTQSLHTNSRDEALALPTEESAKIALRTQQIVASESGITKTVDPMAGSHYLEELCDEIEEQTWAYLKKIDKMGGSLKAIEKGFFQAEIRQNAYRIKKEVDDSSRVLVGVNKFVDEVEAKQKLLRIDDSLGRKQEKAIKALRKSRDNKKTDSALSKLQAAADTDQNLMPFIVNSVKTYATTGEISNTLREVFGEYRPKEVF
- the ppdK gene encoding pyruvate, phosphate dikinase, producing MVKNKPVYAFEEADSKKRMLLGGKGAGLSEMTRLKLPVPPGFTITTEVCNKYYENGRKLPKDVMPAVMKNILKMEKKTGKKWNSTKNPLLVSVRSGAAISMPGMMDTILNLGLNEKTVEGFAVQTKNPRFSWDSYRRFIQLFGKVVFGVNDEKFDHVLDSAKSKQGVTDDSKLNVESLKKIVKEYKKICENHTKRKFPDTPNEQLGLAIEAVFRSWMGERAVVYREKNGITKDIANGTAVNVVTMVFGNMGDDSATGVVFTRNGHNGKREIEGEYLTNAQGEDVVAGVRTGKNVELLKKEMPKSHKELSNACEKLEKHFREPQDIEFTIEQGKFYLLQTRTAKMSAGALVKTSVDMVKEKLIDKNRSLTRIPAQQLEALLHRTMDESKVKDHKQLAKGIAASPGAASGIAIFDVKKAIELGEAGKKVILIRKETKPEDVPAFFSAEGILTSLGGKSSHAAIVSRGMGKPCIVGCAELKINYENNTCTANGITVKENEMVSIDGSVGTVFIGEVPTVEPKVTKDFQTILSWAQNTKQLGIRANADTPDAAKLARQYGAQGIGLCRTERMFNESDRIGLFVEMIMAESQEERNKVLKKLQELQKSDFIGILKAMEGYKVTIRLLDPPLHEFLPNPEELKDRMNKENDKSKKTQRVLDRARELAEINPMMGHRGVRVAITYPEIYKMQITAVFEAAAELTKKKVNAKPQIMIPQVGSLAELNYIKSIYDDVKKEIEQKYKKKFKINFGTMLEVVRACLTSDELADTAEFFSFGTNDLTQAVFSFSREDAEGKFLPEYMEKELLETSPFQSIDVNGVGHLMKIGIRQGRDIKKDLEIGICGEHGGDPNSIKFCHSANVSYVSASPHRIPIAIVAAAQAAIEQKKTKKSKK
- a CDS encoding urease accessory protein UreD, which encodes MQKALHYDLDYPSMAHVFILSPSGGILQGDRYRMDVELRNNAISHITTQGATRIYKMESNYATHMVTLNLKDNSYLEFIPEQIIPYKNSRFYQKTNLQIDDSSTVVYSETIVPGRIAMGEMFDFDLCYLKTEGKINDRVQFRDSSLLSPKMQKIQSLAMFDDKTILTSVYILTKKHVTKVNDMINELFSHTQNISGGSSILPNDSGISIRILGNSSEDQKITIYEILKIIRKEILPEYL
- a CDS encoding deoxyhypusine synthase, with product MITPGRPVKDVDITNNSDADHIFKELAQAGGFEARNVAEGVDILYNMISDEKCTKFLSFIGAIVSTGFRGIIRDMIKKKWCDVVITTCGALDHDIARHFSEYKEGSFTMDDRELADQNIHRLGNVLVPMESYGPLIEEKVQEILEKAYNEGKKEMSTADINREIGKAMGEDSFLYWAYKNDIPVVVPGIMDGAVGSQVWMFSQKHSDFKLNIIEDANFLSGLVFKAEKSGALMLGGGVPKHHTLWWNQYREGLDYAVYVTTAQEFDGSLSGALVREAISWGKVTKNATETTIHAEITTVFPFMYKALLEKLEK
- a CDS encoding CBS domain-containing protein; the protein is MLPSIESIKQQRLKINMTQKDLANLVGVSTSMINQIESGRSAPSYNTAKRIFEVLASKESEASAHNAGELCSQKIVKLKPTNTLGEAMVKMDKEKISQIPIFDGNDAVGVITDSGIIGHMSDGVSKKIRIEDIMEPAPPIVENETPASTLAPLIKYSKCILVRKGTKIIGIITGADVLKMVE
- the mce gene encoding methylmalonyl-CoA epimerase, which codes for MKIDHIAIAVNDVEASAKVYQKALGIDEIEFETVESEGVKVAIIPMENGRIELMQPTKDDSPIKKFLDKKGPGLHHMALETDNIDGEVERMEGCGVQFLGKVRPGSAGTKVTFIHPKSLEGVLAELCSHPK
- a CDS encoding NAD(P)/FAD-dependent oxidoreductase, producing MKRILILGGGFAGLECCLKLESYFQNNPEIELTLVSEDNFILFTPMLPQVASGTIETRHIVTPIRTLIKKTKFYEGKIKYIDPHGKSVTLYGTNENRGMLIHYDFLVVALGSQTNFFGMKDVEENSYKMNTINDAIILRNRIIDLMEQAENETDPILRKALLKIVVVGGGFAGVETAGELNDFITDVSEYYPSIDEHDVKVVLVEASTEILNGFPQKLAGFAKEKLVERGIDVILDAGVTSFNGKEVLLKSNSNSEKVLLSDSSQQKGHAELVEINSISSRTLVWTAGITPTDLIKESLFNTHKGRIKVNEFLQVVEFPEVFAIGDCSTFDPELTMKKFPPTAQIAEAHAKIAASNLKELLKGGTLSKFDYSWKGQSAIIGKRTGIASFFGINIAGFLAYLLWRNLYLSKIRSSDKKFRVWLDWTLDLFFKRDISRLKIIKKERSLDYKELDEVDDVW